One window of the Thermodesulfomicrobium sp. WS genome contains the following:
- a CDS encoding glycosyltransferase → MNVQAIFFSKDRALQLHGALQSFFKNCIEAEEISIRILYHTSNKHHQHQYDCLQREFPQVQYIRETHFRHQLLALIADAPWILFAVDDVLFYRPFSLHECITSMEMCPEVLSANLLLGKNTVYCYPQNASQEIPLLEPIPKSTMLRFRWDNAEYDFGYPLEISGSLYRASTIISLLQNIAFDNPNTLEAALSQHTNLVAHMPWRIIYPQSVGFCNPLNRVQQVYDNRVAAHSIDAETLSQYFDAGQRIDSDAYASLVPNAVHFEAPLHLRPTRIQIQPGNTPPSITAVIPVFNGAAFLPQAVASLVAQRYGPLEIIIVNDGSTDDSSAVAHRLAHAHTPLPIHVIDKPNGGMADARNAGIARARGDWILPLDCDDCFAPGFLHHAADIIANHPEINLIFSNVQEFGARNNVWTPPEYSWAEILERNTFPYASLYRKDLWTMGQGYDPSIPWGAEDWNFWIQCTPLGIKPYRIQQCFFHYRIHGHGSMSTIMRAHWPEVVACLHTLHPHMYPVSSLLEEHQVIANMHPDAAKRIEETIAKHPDRPMPYFWRGLRQEAAGRLPEAIADYIRAANLAPYNQWQPYYRLYCVNTTLGRITAARNAAEECVQRQPQWGSILGVTSTFCAQPLHSLL, encoded by the coding sequence ATGAACGTTCAAGCAATATTTTTCAGCAAAGACAGGGCGTTACAATTACACGGCGCCCTGCAGTCTTTCTTTAAAAATTGTATTGAAGCAGAAGAAATATCCATTCGAATACTATATCATACATCAAATAAACATCATCAACACCAATATGATTGCCTCCAACGGGAATTTCCTCAAGTTCAATATATCCGGGAAACCCATTTTCGCCATCAATTGCTCGCTCTTATCGCTGATGCGCCATGGATTCTCTTCGCCGTAGACGACGTCCTTTTTTACCGTCCTTTCTCCCTGCATGAATGTATTACATCCATGGAAATGTGTCCGGAGGTGCTGTCGGCGAACCTTCTTTTAGGAAAAAATACTGTATATTGTTACCCACAAAATGCCTCACAGGAAATTCCTCTGCTCGAGCCTATACCCAAATCTACAATGTTACGTTTTCGCTGGGACAATGCGGAGTATGATTTTGGATATCCTTTAGAAATTTCTGGTTCTCTTTACCGGGCGTCGACCATTATCAGCCTTCTGCAAAATATCGCTTTCGATAACCCGAACACTCTCGAAGCAGCACTCAGTCAACATACCAATCTCGTTGCCCACATGCCATGGCGCATCATATATCCGCAATCCGTTGGATTCTGCAATCCACTCAACCGAGTACAGCAAGTTTATGACAACCGTGTTGCAGCACACTCCATCGATGCAGAAACCCTCTCCCAATATTTTGACGCAGGCCAACGCATTGATAGCGACGCCTATGCCTCTCTCGTCCCCAATGCCGTTCATTTCGAAGCCCCGCTCCATCTCCGCCCAACCCGCATCCAAATCCAGCCAGGCAACACCCCTCCGTCCATCACAGCGGTCATTCCTGTCTTCAATGGCGCGGCCTTCCTGCCCCAGGCTGTGGCAAGCCTGGTAGCCCAGCGATACGGGCCTCTGGAAATCATTATCGTCAACGATGGGAGCACCGACGACTCCTCAGCCGTGGCCCACCGCTTGGCGCACGCACACACCCCTCTGCCCATCCACGTCATCGACAAACCCAACGGCGGCATGGCCGATGCCCGCAATGCCGGAATCGCCCGCGCCCGTGGTGATTGGATTTTGCCCCTGGATTGCGACGACTGCTTTGCCCCGGGCTTTCTCCACCACGCTGCGGACATCATTGCCAACCATCCTGAAATCAATCTCATCTTTTCCAATGTGCAGGAGTTCGGGGCGCGCAACAATGTCTGGACCCCACCGGAATACTCTTGGGCGGAAATCCTCGAGCGCAACACATTCCCTTATGCATCGCTGTACCGCAAAGACTTATGGACCATGGGCCAGGGTTACGACCCCAGCATCCCGTGGGGAGCAGAAGACTGGAACTTTTGGATACAATGTACTCCACTCGGCATAAAGCCGTACCGCATCCAACAATGTTTTTTCCATTACCGAATCCATGGGCATGGATCCATGTCTACGATCATGAGGGCCCATTGGCCGGAAGTGGTGGCATGCCTGCATACGCTGCATCCACACATGTATCCTGTAAGTAGTCTGCTCGAAGAGCATCAAGTCATTGCCAATATGCATCCAGATGCTGCAAAGCGTATCGAAGAGACCATCGCCAAGCATCCAGACCGCCCCATGCCGTACTTCTGGCGAGGTCTGCGGCAAGAGGCAGCAGGCCGACTCCCCGAGGCCATCGCTGACTACATCAGAGCAGCCAACCTGGCGCCATACAACCAATGGCAACCCTACTACCGCCTCTACTGCGTCAATACCACGCTAGGACGCATCACCGCTGCCCGCAACGCAGCAGAAGAATGCGTCCAGCGGCAACCCCAATGGGGATCCATTTTAGGGGTTACCAGCACCTTTTGCGCTCAACCACTTCATAGTCTTTTATGA
- a CDS encoding glycosyltransferase produces the protein MNITYRIIDNGLYGELDALSSTEVIDHLRNYLGNFLLDAVTGTAYANRLNRTPPEEVGPRIRAWFGYLIRKLVHLQPFHSEIRRIAEQMTGAADPLLPILEKIQIPPRISQKITNLCTQNDIHLRHTILSKIYLQYPYSPALIDLLLLTDLERNIPVGQDWLDLAKVPAPLQPLLQAQILQYAVIQGDYQRAASITENIWPQIEHNEVVLNFVSEAYVRLGDRQKALMALEKSIALDPLQIPMQCRMQQIRDGFTEDKSVLEKNIAIFLYSYNKSELLQKTLRSLAQSHLGNARISVLLNHCTDDSAAAVRAINERYFANAIEVIALPTNIGAPAARNWLLTTEAAERADYVAFLDDDVEIPPHWLTTLLTVLSRTPKAAVAGAKILAPGTPKRLQYLYHNIAVAREDLLRISLDTPTWNYDAGFYDFIRPTTNVMGCCHVLTREAIQTVPSFDIRFSPSQMDDIAHDIDLCLHGFTVMYCGLVECIHYQMSGVGRQTSHDMTKIGNVRGNDVKFFYRFLPHQQALQTMNNLHLVPELPPQHAQRS, from the coding sequence ATGAACATCACGTACCGAATCATTGACAATGGGCTGTATGGTGAACTCGACGCACTCTCCTCTACAGAAGTCATCGATCACCTCCGCAATTACCTTGGGAATTTTCTCCTCGATGCGGTTACCGGGACCGCATACGCCAATCGACTCAATCGTACGCCCCCAGAAGAAGTGGGCCCTCGCATTCGCGCCTGGTTTGGGTATCTGATCCGCAAGCTCGTCCACCTGCAGCCCTTCCACAGCGAAATCCGCCGCATTGCCGAGCAAATGACCGGTGCCGCCGACCCGCTCCTTCCCATACTCGAAAAGATCCAGATCCCTCCGCGCATCTCCCAAAAGATCACGAATCTCTGCACACAAAACGATATCCATCTTCGCCACACGATACTTTCCAAGATATATCTCCAATACCCCTACTCCCCTGCCCTCATCGATCTCCTCTTACTTACGGACCTGGAACGAAACATCCCGGTGGGGCAAGATTGGCTCGACCTTGCCAAGGTCCCGGCTCCACTCCAGCCGCTCCTTCAAGCCCAGATCTTGCAATATGCAGTTATTCAAGGCGACTACCAACGGGCTGCCTCCATTACCGAAAATATCTGGCCCCAGATCGAACATAACGAAGTGGTCCTCAATTTTGTCTCCGAAGCATATGTGCGTTTAGGAGACAGGCAGAAGGCTCTCATGGCATTGGAAAAATCCATTGCTCTGGATCCTCTCCAAATTCCAATGCAATGCAGAATGCAGCAAATTCGAGACGGATTTACTGAGGACAAATCCGTCCTTGAAAAAAACATCGCCATTTTCCTCTATTCGTACAACAAGAGCGAACTTCTCCAGAAGACCCTGCGAAGCCTCGCCCAGTCTCACCTGGGCAATGCACGCATCAGTGTGCTCCTCAACCATTGCACCGACGACTCCGCCGCTGCGGTTCGGGCCATCAATGAACGATACTTTGCCAATGCCATCGAGGTCATCGCGCTGCCGACCAACATCGGCGCCCCGGCGGCCCGCAATTGGCTGCTTACCACCGAGGCGGCAGAGCGCGCCGACTATGTGGCCTTTCTCGACGACGACGTGGAGATCCCCCCGCATTGGCTGACTACCTTGCTCACAGTCCTCTCCCGCACCCCCAAGGCTGCAGTGGCTGGAGCCAAGATCCTTGCTCCAGGCACCCCCAAACGGCTCCAATATCTCTACCACAATATTGCCGTGGCCCGGGAAGATCTGCTGCGCATCAGTCTCGACACGCCGACATGGAACTATGACGCTGGATTCTATGATTTCATCCGTCCAACCACAAACGTCATGGGCTGCTGCCACGTACTGACCCGCGAAGCCATCCAGACTGTCCCTTCCTTTGATATCCGCTTCTCCCCATCCCAAATGGACGACATCGCCCATGACATCGATCTCTGCCTGCACGGGTTTACGGTCATGTACTGTGGACTGGTGGAATGTATCCACTATCAAATGTCCGGCGTCGGCAGGCAAACATCCCACGATATGACAAAAATCGGCAATGTACGGGGCAATGACGTCAAGTTTTTCTACCGTTTTCTCCCCCATCAGCAAGCCCTGCAAACGATGAACAATCTGCATCTGGTCCCAGAGCTGCCTCCGCAGCACGCGCAGCGCTCCTGA
- a CDS encoding glycosyltransferase family 4 protein — protein sequence MLKLLRDPSIQSAIHIIQSLHPDLPQEASALAKIEATCMPLVHHPQSYTPPPAVVAVQPHRKRILLGSDFFWPSLGGCEIFLQDLGAQLVREGYEVHVATRQIPERQTFQHHGMHILQWHCSGRFQDSHFGDQYAAYAHFLEHADYHAAFFLGQPDSWMHAPMLSASPQTPIHLIPVINPELVQGWIAHQQEALIAAVLHRARLCMCLTPGGLDAQFLRAAGVHPIFVPHALTPYAPNPGFRERHGLSPDLPLLVHVGNFWPVKNQLGLIEVLSKTPGTWQMVFIGAALPWPHEQHYFAAVKKLAAQDPRIRILGPLPAHEADAAIAEADILLLSSHAECRPLVILQAMHHGTPWIATPQCNSVHWDAGGVVCPLEQFPRAIHRLLERPALRKALGVLGTELWNACFSWEKVLPLFLQIIEEGRPQAEITLPADLLAATQTMAKKILG from the coding sequence TTGCTCAAGCTACTCCGAGATCCATCCATTCAGTCTGCGATCCATATCATCCAGAGCCTGCACCCGGACCTTCCGCAAGAAGCGAGCGCCCTCGCCAAGATTGAAGCCACCTGCATGCCCCTGGTGCACCACCCCCAATCCTACACGCCGCCCCCTGCAGTGGTAGCAGTGCAGCCGCATCGCAAGCGTATCCTCTTGGGAAGTGACTTTTTCTGGCCATCATTGGGAGGCTGCGAAATCTTTCTCCAAGACCTCGGCGCCCAACTGGTCCGTGAAGGCTATGAAGTCCATGTGGCTACCCGCCAGATCCCTGAGCGCCAAACCTTCCAGCATCACGGCATGCACATCCTGCAGTGGCACTGCAGTGGGCGTTTCCAGGACAGCCACTTTGGGGACCAATATGCGGCGTATGCGCATTTTCTCGAACACGCCGACTACCATGCGGCGTTCTTCCTCGGCCAGCCGGACTCCTGGATGCATGCCCCCATGCTTTCTGCCTCTCCCCAAACCCCGATCCACCTCATCCCGGTCATCAATCCGGAGCTCGTGCAGGGCTGGATCGCGCACCAGCAGGAGGCGTTGATCGCAGCAGTACTCCATCGCGCCCGCTTGTGCATGTGCCTCACCCCAGGGGGGCTCGACGCGCAATTCTTGCGTGCCGCCGGAGTGCATCCCATATTCGTTCCCCACGCCCTCACCCCCTATGCGCCCAACCCTGGGTTTCGAGAGCGCCACGGGCTTTCTCCAGACCTGCCCCTTCTCGTCCACGTGGGCAATTTCTGGCCCGTCAAGAACCAGCTCGGACTCATCGAGGTCCTCTCCAAGACCCCAGGCACCTGGCAGATGGTCTTCATCGGCGCCGCCCTCCCGTGGCCCCACGAGCAGCACTATTTTGCCGCAGTAAAGAAGCTGGCGGCCCAGGATCCCCGCATCCGCATCCTCGGGCCCCTTCCCGCGCACGAAGCGGACGCTGCCATCGCCGAGGCGGACATCCTGCTCCTTTCCTCCCATGCCGAATGCCGGCCACTGGTCATCCTCCAGGCAATGCACCACGGCACCCCCTGGATTGCCACGCCACAATGCAATAGTGTGCACTGGGACGCTGGCGGGGTGGTCTGCCCGCTGGAACAATTCCCCCGCGCCATCCACAGGCTTCTAGAGCGTCCAGCCCTGCGCAAGGCTTTGGGTGTCCTGGGCACCGAACTTTGGAATGCGTGTTTTTCCTGGGAAAAAGTGTTGCCGCTGTTTCTGCAGATCATTGAAGAAGGCCGCCCGCAAGCAGAAATCACGCTTCCTGCGGACCTGCTGGCCGCCACCCAAACCATGGCAAAAAAAATCCTTGGATAA
- a CDS encoding FAD-dependent oxidoreductase: MEQVRYLIIGAGPTGLGAGVRLRQLGIEDFLLLERHDYAGGLSASFRDAAGFTWDIGGHVVFSRLEPFLRLLDQALGEDALTHQRRARVRLADRWIPYPFQNNIRHLPKELVWECVQGLLASRLAPQEAAHFGQWMEAVFGAGITRLFMQPYNFKVWATPAEAMDFRWIGERVAVVDLADVVRRIILEEDATDWGPNAVFRFPKHGGTGAIFRRIAESIAEHIRYQAPVHQVDWEKKIVTYGDGHCVGYGDLLSTMPLDLFVSQVVSPKDPHMVEAASLLEHNGVYVSGIGIAGLREDPTCWMYFPESNCPFYRVTNFHNYSPFNVAEPGKQMAFMSETSFSRHKPEDLDAMQDAVTRGLQNVTLMRAEDAIVTCWEHRVDYGYPVPTLSRDRALATIQPWLEARHIFSRGRFGGWKYEVANMDHSVVQGMQWAERMVLGTVERIYQLPQ, translated from the coding sequence ATGGAACAGGTGCGGTATCTCATCATCGGCGCCGGTCCCACGGGCCTTGGGGCGGGCGTGCGCCTGCGGCAATTGGGCATCGAGGATTTTCTTCTCCTGGAGCGGCACGACTATGCCGGCGGCCTGTCGGCAAGCTTTCGCGACGCGGCGGGCTTTACCTGGGACATCGGCGGCCATGTGGTCTTTTCCCGCCTGGAGCCGTTTTTGCGCCTGCTGGATCAGGCCCTGGGCGAGGACGCCCTCACCCACCAGCGTCGTGCCCGGGTGCGCCTGGCGGACCGGTGGATCCCCTATCCCTTCCAAAACAACATCCGCCATTTGCCCAAGGAACTGGTGTGGGAATGCGTGCAGGGCCTTTTGGCTTCCCGCCTTGCGCCGCAGGAAGCGGCCCATTTCGGCCAGTGGATGGAGGCCGTGTTCGGGGCGGGCATTACCCGGCTTTTCATGCAGCCGTACAATTTCAAGGTCTGGGCCACCCCGGCCGAGGCCATGGACTTTCGCTGGATCGGCGAGCGCGTGGCCGTGGTGGACCTGGCCGACGTAGTGCGCCGCATCATCCTCGAAGAAGACGCCACCGATTGGGGCCCCAACGCGGTGTTTCGTTTCCCCAAGCATGGCGGTACCGGGGCCATTTTCCGCCGCATTGCTGAAAGCATTGCGGAGCACATCCGCTACCAGGCCCCAGTGCACCAGGTGGACTGGGAGAAAAAAATCGTCACGTACGGCGATGGGCACTGTGTTGGCTATGGGGATTTACTCTCCACTATGCCTCTGGACCTTTTTGTCTCGCAGGTTGTGAGTCCCAAAGACCCGCATATGGTGGAAGCCGCCTCCCTTTTGGAGCACAACGGGGTCTATGTCTCGGGCATTGGCATTGCCGGGCTGCGCGAGGACCCCACCTGCTGGATGTATTTTCCGGAATCCAATTGCCCCTTCTACCGGGTGACCAACTTCCACAACTATTCGCCCTTCAATGTGGCCGAGCCCGGGAAACAGATGGCCTTCATGAGCGAAACCTCCTTTTCGCGCCATAAGCCGGAAGACCTGGACGCCATGCAAGACGCCGTCACCCGAGGGCTTCAGAACGTGACCCTTATGCGCGCCGAAGACGCCATCGTGACCTGCTGGGAACACCGAGTGGACTACGGCTATCCCGTGCCCACCCTGAGCCGCGACCGCGCCCTGGCCACGATCCAGCCCTGGTTGGAGGCGCGGCACATCTTCTCTCGGGGCCGTTTTGGTGGCTGGAAATACGAAGTGGCCAACATGGACCACAGCGTAGTGCAGGGCATGCAGTGGGCCGAGCGGATGGTGCTCGGCACAGTGGAACGGATCTATCAGCTGCCGCAGTAA
- a CDS encoding glycosyltransferase family 2 protein, which yields MPPVLSIIIPVYGQWRLTRDCLQSLRKELPAWPVEIIVVDNGSEDETAHELPELGTALFGAAFRLVRHPANLGFARGCNSGAAHAQGALLLFLNNDTLALPGFADPLVTALRAQGGIVGSRLLYPGAERVQHVGVAFTPGPKVCHVFEQFPASHPAVSRPRRVQAVTGAALALARELFQRLGGFDEGYTNGLEDVDLCLRAQGLGEPIQCQPQSTLIHFTSQTPGRFAAETANARRFSQRWAGRIRPDFHRHLQAEGYRMGLSPSLHPVMLLSPQREKTMAARLAHTTDPAAWLAAITEEPLWQPGYERLGHWLETRGAWQEAVPLRFLAAQFFPGVKQFLALAKTATRAGDTVLTRYAGKLIEEERQADQHASELIRLARHLSAMFTAQGEMELATLYDQWAEARSRNEPYCGS from the coding sequence ATGCCCCCAGTGCTCAGCATCATCATCCCGGTCTACGGCCAGTGGCGGCTCACGCGCGACTGCCTCCAGAGCCTGCGCAAGGAGCTTCCGGCCTGGCCGGTAGAGATCATCGTGGTGGATAACGGCTCCGAAGACGAAACCGCCCACGAGCTCCCCGAGCTGGGGACCGCCCTCTTTGGCGCCGCCTTTCGGCTGGTTCGGCATCCCGCCAATTTAGGATTCGCCCGGGGCTGCAACAGCGGCGCGGCCCACGCCCAGGGTGCATTGCTCTTGTTTCTCAATAACGACACCCTGGCCCTGCCTGGATTTGCGGACCCGCTCGTGACAGCGCTGCGCGCCCAAGGCGGCATCGTCGGCAGCCGCCTCCTCTACCCAGGGGCGGAACGGGTGCAGCACGTGGGGGTGGCCTTTACCCCAGGGCCCAAGGTATGCCATGTGTTCGAACAATTTCCCGCCAGCCACCCGGCGGTCAGCCGCCCGCGCCGCGTGCAGGCGGTCACCGGCGCGGCCCTGGCCCTAGCGCGCGAACTCTTTCAGCGTCTTGGCGGTTTCGATGAAGGCTACACCAATGGCCTCGAAGACGTGGATCTCTGCCTGCGCGCCCAAGGGCTGGGAGAACCAATCCAATGCCAGCCCCAGAGCACTCTCATCCACTTCACGAGCCAAACCCCAGGCCGCTTTGCCGCTGAGACCGCCAATGCCCGGCGCTTTTCCCAACGCTGGGCCGGCCGCATCCGCCCAGACTTCCACCGCCATCTGCAGGCCGAAGGCTACCGCATGGGGCTCTCGCCCAGCCTGCATCCGGTCATGCTCCTCTCCCCCCAGCGGGAAAAAACGATGGCGGCGCGCCTCGCCCACACCACAGACCCGGCGGCCTGGCTTGCCGCCATCACCGAAGAGCCGCTCTGGCAGCCCGGCTACGAGCGTCTGGGCCATTGGCTCGAAACACGCGGGGCCTGGCAGGAAGCCGTCCCCTTGCGGTTTTTGGCCGCCCAGTTCTTCCCGGGTGTGAAGCAATTCCTTGCCCTGGCCAAGACCGCTACCCGCGCTGGGGATACGGTCCTCACCCGCTACGCTGGCAAACTCATAGAAGAGGAACGCCAAGCGGATCAGCACGCTTCCGAGCTGATCCGCTTGGCCCGACACTTGAGCGCAATGTTTACGGCCCAAGGCGAGATGGAGCTTGCCACCCTCTACGACCAGTGGGCAGAGGCTCGCTCCCGCAACGAGCCTTACTGCGGCAGCTGA
- a CDS encoding glycosyltransferase family 2 protein, with product MHFFLRFRGTLETAPAIWAAQQLLEGTPSAAHMEFAHALLRHALALEPWNRELAALANSLAAAMGRAPVPLPDAPARAAIDAIIERHRDDPLALLRTDLPAPARHRILLSLWATGQHPEVVATEAHTWAHTAPSNPNFGILAWAAHGLGATELRDLLLERAAPTCFWAENLRAAIAMLHGDAEAARRHLVASLRLEPAQPHAVEQLALLGEGLPALPQADATVHILFYTFNKLETTLRTLESVLATDIGDAAITLLNNGSTAFSPADLEAGVARVAQGRPVRCIHLPVNIGAPAARNWLWHLPEVQQARYVAFLDDDVLLPRHWLSRFLADLEAHPQYCAVGGKVVNPNAFHTIQYVYRYFQEVGEQHIRFTPNAPMFFDLGQYDVVRPCLSVMGCCHLFHRRRMERLGVPDFDVRFSPSQVDDLERDIQIWKHGGMVLYDGRVRIIHLQDAGSAAPKSEAAWAHVWGNHQKMEGKFRGQELRSIHARVQEAEAEAWRTALARAWDDFSEDTRHFWKAQMGVPA from the coding sequence ATGCACTTCTTCCTTCGTTTCCGCGGCACCCTGGAAACAGCCCCGGCCATCTGGGCAGCACAGCAGCTCCTTGAGGGCACGCCGTCTGCCGCGCACATGGAGTTCGCCCACGCGCTCTTGCGCCATGCCCTAGCCCTGGAACCCTGGAACCGCGAACTTGCGGCACTGGCCAACTCTTTGGCTGCGGCCATGGGACGCGCCCCCGTGCCGCTCCCGGACGCCCCTGCCCGCGCCGCCATCGACGCGATTATAGAGCGCCACCGCGACGACCCCCTGGCCCTGCTCCGCACCGACCTTCCAGCCCCGGCCCGGCACCGAATCCTGCTTTCCCTCTGGGCAACGGGACAGCACCCTGAAGTCGTTGCAACAGAGGCCCACACCTGGGCGCACACCGCACCAAGCAATCCCAACTTCGGAATCCTGGCCTGGGCCGCCCACGGCTTAGGCGCCACCGAACTCCGGGACCTGCTCTTGGAACGCGCTGCCCCCACCTGCTTCTGGGCGGAAAACCTGCGTGCCGCCATCGCCATGCTCCACGGCGACGCCGAAGCCGCGCGCCGCCACCTCGTGGCAAGCCTGCGTCTTGAGCCCGCCCAGCCGCACGCCGTGGAGCAACTGGCCTTGCTCGGTGAAGGCCTTCCAGCGCTTCCTCAAGCCGATGCCACCGTGCATATCCTCTTCTACACCTTCAACAAGCTGGAAACCACGCTCCGCACCTTGGAAAGTGTACTCGCCACCGACATTGGCGATGCGGCCATCACCCTCCTCAATAACGGATCCACGGCCTTTTCCCCGGCAGACCTCGAGGCCGGGGTCGCCCGCGTGGCCCAAGGCCGACCGGTGCGCTGCATCCATCTGCCGGTCAATATCGGTGCGCCCGCGGCACGCAATTGGCTCTGGCATCTGCCGGAGGTCCAGCAGGCCCGCTACGTAGCCTTCCTGGACGACGATGTGCTGCTGCCGCGCCATTGGCTCTCCCGCTTTCTCGCCGATTTGGAAGCGCATCCCCAATACTGCGCCGTGGGCGGCAAGGTGGTGAACCCCAACGCCTTCCACACCATCCAGTATGTGTACCGCTACTTCCAGGAAGTCGGGGAACAGCACATCCGCTTTACCCCCAATGCCCCCATGTTCTTCGACCTTGGACAATACGACGTGGTGCGGCCGTGCCTCTCCGTCATGGGCTGCTGCCATCTCTTCCACCGCCGCCGCATGGAGCGCCTCGGGGTCCCTGACTTCGATGTCCGGTTCTCCCCCTCTCAGGTGGACGACCTGGAGCGGGATATCCAAATCTGGAAACATGGCGGCATGGTGCTCTACGACGGCCGGGTGCGTATCATCCACTTGCAAGATGCAGGCAGCGCCGCACCCAAAAGCGAGGCTGCCTGGGCCCATGTATGGGGCAATCACCAAAAGATGGAAGGCAAATTCCGCGGCCAAGAGTTGCGCAGCATCCATGCCCGCGTCCAGGAGGCCGAGGCGGAAGCCTGGCGCACGGCGCTTGCCCGCGCCTGGGATGATTTTTCGGAAGACACTCGGCATTTCTGGAAAGCCCAGATGGGGGTTCCCGCATGA
- a CDS encoding glycosyltransferase → MVDIRRLWPKLPVGARRGLLQGSVGPLHLMGLATEVLEAGAAQPELLPLGVDLLVAAWCSGSMLDGAVAAQVAAVVERSPGVPEPVRRLARIAAASWRPPEKTPLARLVARRDLARLEALIARELARDPGNLFWVRQAVSIGLFDDRDCLVEQAVSALTQALPPLASAVVMELAAVRGDWEGVAALAPQVPGPVAAFAEAVAVTHLGGVEAARPAWRRLLRQWPWLLQAVLVLFDLVEGVLTARCAPETPGVVATYTLDKPEDLDRTLASLAASRLHGAQLWVLDNGCAAPAKAVMARWQEQLGSAMRTITLPVNIGAPAARNWIRAEFLQSGLPWLVYVDDDVQVPADWLEGLWAARTRVPQAGVWGCQVVDATRPWVLQSVDLHLTPASDEGQRFKVSDLHHQVLNWGAFAYLRPCASVTGCCHLLDARAVAAEGEFDIRFSPSQYDDLERDVRMLTAGRMAVYQGHVAIRHFKRTGLAAATSTTQWANAAANLEKLQKKYSQETWKELMERETQVLEDDLWPKLARVRAWLAEEEEG, encoded by the coding sequence ATGGTGGACATCCGTCGGCTCTGGCCGAAGCTCCCCGTCGGGGCGCGGCGGGGGCTGCTTCAGGGAAGCGTGGGTCCGCTCCATCTCATGGGCTTGGCCACGGAGGTGCTGGAGGCCGGGGCGGCGCAGCCGGAGCTGCTGCCTTTGGGGGTGGACTTGCTGGTGGCGGCCTGGTGCAGCGGAAGTATGCTCGACGGCGCCGTGGCCGCCCAGGTGGCGGCCGTGGTCGAGCGCTCGCCGGGGGTCCCAGAGCCGGTGCGCCGCCTTGCCCGCATCGCGGCGGCTTCGTGGCGGCCGCCGGAAAAGACGCCTCTGGCACGCCTCGTGGCGCGTCGGGATCTTGCCCGCTTGGAGGCCCTGATCGCCCGGGAACTTGCCCGGGACCCGGGAAATCTCTTTTGGGTGCGGCAAGCAGTGTCCATCGGCCTGTTTGATGACCGGGACTGCCTGGTGGAGCAGGCGGTGTCCGCGCTCACGCAGGCCCTCCCTCCCCTTGCTTCGGCAGTGGTCATGGAGCTTGCCGCGGTGCGAGGAGATTGGGAAGGCGTGGCCGCCCTTGCCCCCCAGGTGCCTGGGCCCGTGGCCGCTTTTGCAGAGGCCGTGGCCGTAACGCACCTGGGCGGTGTGGAGGCCGCCCGTCCGGCATGGCGGCGCCTGCTGCGGCAATGGCCCTGGCTGCTGCAGGCCGTGCTCGTGCTCTTCGATCTTGTGGAAGGCGTCTTGACTGCCCGCTGCGCCCCGGAGACGCCTGGTGTGGTGGCCACCTATACCTTGGATAAGCCCGAGGACCTGGATCGCACCTTGGCGAGCCTTGCGGCCTCGCGTCTGCATGGGGCGCAGCTCTGGGTGCTCGACAACGGCTGCGCCGCGCCGGCCAAGGCGGTCATGGCGCGGTGGCAGGAGCAGCTTGGGTCGGCCATGCGCACCATCACCTTGCCGGTGAATATCGGCGCACCTGCGGCCCGCAATTGGATCCGCGCCGAGTTTCTGCAAAGCGGTCTTCCCTGGCTGGTGTACGTGGACGACGATGTGCAGGTCCCTGCAGACTGGCTGGAAGGGCTTTGGGCGGCGCGCACGCGCGTCCCGCAGGCCGGGGTCTGGGGGTGCCAGGTGGTGGACGCCACCCGGCCCTGGGTGCTGCAGAGTGTGGATCTGCACCTGACCCCGGCATCGGACGAAGGCCAGCGCTTCAAGGTGTCGGATTTGCACCATCAGGTCTTGAACTGGGGGGCCTTTGCGTATCTGCGTCCGTGCGCCTCGGTCACGGGCTGCTGCCACCTTTTGGATGCCCGGGCCGTGGCTGCGGAAGGGGAGTTCGACATCCGCTTTTCGCCTTCCCAGTACGATGACTTGGAACGCGACGTGCGCATGCTCACCGCCGGTCGCATGGCGGTGTATCAGGGGCATGTGGCCATCCGCCATTTCAAGCGCACGGGGCTGGCTGCGGCCACGAGCACCACGCAATGGGCCAATGCCGCGGCCAACTTGGAGAAACTGCAGAAAAAATACAGCCAAGAGACCTGGAAGGAGCTCATGGAGCGTGAGACCCAGGTCCTGGAAGACGATCTCTGGCCCAAGCTTGCCCGGGTGCGGGCTTGGCTTGCCGAGGAGGAGGAGGGATAA